A window from Callithrix jacchus isolate 240 chromosome 17, calJac240_pri, whole genome shotgun sequence encodes these proteins:
- the LOC100386657 gene encoding uncharacterized protein LOC100386657, which yields MTLDLNSEARGARRVPSPVLHRGLWSRRSYMLDAGLTPFPARVQTLGQPGPHNRRHADYWSPDAHKESGPKSELWGRSREAQRVPGGVHGEGAGRPRGFPVGSMGKEQGGPEGSRWGPCPATYRGDLPPAPPSHGNYHGFSEAPWDRMAASAGWDHAIASGRRGFCSLGHDSSSASWDRATASSCGFRSLRPHRHGFCLLQGRRGFCRGPEGSAVSASIEVRTLAASLAIG from the coding sequence ATGACCCTGGACCTCAATTCAGAGGCCCGTGGGGCTCGGAGGGTCCCAAGTCCTGTGCTTCACCGTGGCCTCTGGTCCAGGCGCTCCTATATGCTGGACGCGGGTCTCACACCGTTCCCAGCCAGGGTGCAGACGCTGGGGCAGCCAGGACCCCACAACCGCCGCCACGCAGACTACTGGAGCCCAGATGCCCACAAGGAGTCAGGGCCCAAAAGTGAGCtgtggggaaggagcagggaggcccaGAGGGTTCCCGGTGGGGTCcatggggaaggagcagggaggcccaGAGGGTTCCCGGTGGGGTCcatggggaaggagcagggaggcccaGAGGGTTCCCGGTGGGGTCCATGCCCCGCCACTTACCGCGGAGACCTGCCTCCTGCTCCCCCATCACATGGAAACTACCACGGCTTCTCCGAAGCTCCCTGGGACCGCATGGCCGCTTCTGCTGGCTGGGACCACGCCATCGCTTCTGGACGCCGCGGCTTCTGCTCGTTGGGACACGACTCCTCTTCTGCTTCATGGGACCGCGCCACCGCCTCTAGCTGCGGCTTTCGCTCTCTCCGACCACACCGCCATGGCTTCTGCTTGCTTCAAGGACGCCGCGGCTTCTGCCGGGGCCCTGAGGGAAGCGCTGTCTCGGCTTCCATAGAGGTGCGCACGCTGGCAGCGTCCCTAGCAATTGGCTGA